The Leptospira mtsangambouensis genomic sequence TTGGAAAGAACCCGGATACCAGGAATTGGAAGAAGAGATTAAGGCAAAATTATACCCGTTGTCGGAACTTCATATTGCAGAAGAGGAAAAACATTGGAGGGAGGCGGGAGAAAAGATTTTAGAAATTTTTGAATCCTTTTCTTCGATGATCCCTTGCGCAGAAGATTTGGGTTCTGTTCCTTCCTTCATTAGGGATTCTTTATTTGAAAGGCAAATGATTGGAATCGATGTGGTTCGTTGGACAAGGTCCTTTACAACGGGTGAGTTTATCCCGGAAGAATTGTATAGAGAAAATGCCATTTCTGTTTTATCAACACATGACACTAGTTTGGTGATGGAGTGGTGGAAAAAAGAAGGAGATATGGAATCCAAACTCCAATTTTTCTTCGATCGTTTAGGAAAACCAAGACCGGAAACAGGGGACGCGGCACTCCTCGGCCTTCTCGAATTTGTATTCCAGACAAGTAGTATTTTTTCCATCCAGTTGTTTCAGGATTTGGCAGTGGGGGTCCCTAGTGTTGTAGAAAATCCGGAAACCCATCGCATCAACCTTCCGGGAACTCCTGACCACTCCAACTGGACGTACCGGTTTCCCATTCTCATTGAGGAATTTGCCTCTGATTTCAAACGTAACTTCTCCCTCCGAAAACTCCTTCTCGATTCCGGCAGAAATTCTTAATTTTTTAGAATCATGACAGATTCGTTCAAGTCGGATGGGTCCGATTCTGGTAAGATAAGATTTTACACCGGAGGTCTCCTTTGAGATTTGCAAAAGAAATGGCGTTTTATTCTGCTTACCATCAGGAAAAACGCAACGTATGGATCCATGTGCTTGGTGTTCCCACAATCACCTTCACCTTGTTTGTCGTGTTAAGCCGTTTTTCTCTTTTTGAATACAATGGTTTTCACGTGTCGGCATCCCTAGTGTTTACATTGGCTGTGCTTGGTTACTACTATACTTTGGATGTTTTGTTTGCTTTTGTTGCTACTTTGATTTTTGGAGGACTGTATGTCACTTCCGAATGGATTACTTTACAACTTCCGGCAAATACAGCGTGGACAATTTTTGGCCTTGGACAAGTGATCGGTTGGGGAGCTCAGTTTTACGGACACTTTGTGTTCGAAAAGAGTAGGCCTGCCCTTTTTGATAACTTGTTCCAAGCTTTGGTATCGGCTCCTCTGTTCGTTGTAGCGGACGTGTTTTTTGAACTTGGATACCGAATGGATTTAAAAAATGCAGTCGACGCAGAACTAAAACAAAAAGGTGTTTGGAAAGACTTTTCGCATAAACCTGCTTAGGTTTTAAAATATAAAACAGGATCTGCAAAAAAGATGAAAGTGAACTTGTTTCTCTAAAACTCTTTTTTGCGATCCTATTCTAATCTTCACAAAAACATACCTTACTTAACGACTGACTTCCTAAAAATAACGAAGGTTTCACTCCAAACATCTTTTTGAAGGTTCTGGATAAATGAGCCTGGTCACTGAATCCTGCCGCATGAGATGCAGTGGTAAGATTTTCACCACCTTGCAATAGTTTTGCGGCAATATGGAGTCGTTGCCACAAAAGATACTGCCTGAGTGGAATTCCCATATTTTCTTTAAATAAATGCATAAACCTATCTGTGGAAATTCCTGATATTTCCGAAAGTTCGGCTAAGGTAACCGGATTTGGCATTTTTTCTTTGATCCTTTGGATTGCCATCTCAATGCGTTTGTCGTATTTTTTGGAAATGGTTTCTGAGCCAAGTAAAGAAAGGATTTGGTTATACACAGTCCGCGCTGAGTCACAGGTGAGATCGTCACTAAATAATGATTCTGCGATCGTTTGAATTTTGGCCCTTGTTGCCTCATCAATTGTTTTGGGATGATCTTCCATGAAAATTCTTTTGTATTCATCTGATTTGGGATCTAGTTGGATGATGAGCATTTCTGTATTTTCTGCTTCCAATTTATGATAATAATTGGGAGGAATGATGATCCCTTGGGATTTGATGACTTCATTGGATTTTGTATGCAAACCAAAGGTGGAACCAAGTGAAACCAAAATAGACACTGCATAATGGGAATGTGGTTCTGTGATGATGCCTGAAGTTCCTAAGAGAATTCGTTCTCCAAAGTAAAAAAGACTTCCTTTTCTTTTTGAATCCATATACTAGAAAAATTCTAAGAACCATTCTGAAAAAGGCAAGGAATATCGAATGAAAAAAACTTTTTTGATTTTAGTTTTCTTATCTTTCCTTTTTTCTTTATTCGCAAGTCCTGAAAGGGAAGTTCCTATTTTTTGGACGGAACTTCATTCGAAATACAATTGGAAAACAAAACCAACATTCCCCGAATCCGAATCCGTTGAATTATTTGAATCCATTTTATATACAGAGGGTAGGTTGTTACTCCAAACAAAGGATGTTACCAAACAGTACTCCCTCCTTGTTTGGAATTTAGATTCAAGGGAATCTAAAAAAATAGATTGGGATGGTGGGAAGGTGACAGGTTGGGCAGAGTGTTCGGGGAGAATTTTAGTCCAAACCACAAAGACTCTCTGGGATTTAGATGCAAAAACATTTGTTGTGAAGAGAAAACTTCCTTGGTCAAACAATGGAAAGTCTTGGGTTGATATTGTTTGTTTAGAAAACAAAATTTATAGATTGGTGGCAGACCAATTGGAAGTGTATGGATTGGATTCTGGTGAGTTGGAATCAAAAATTCCTCTTCCTTTTTCTTCTGTGCAAAGAATGTCCAAACGAAGTGAAAAAGAAATTCTACTCATCTCTTCTTATTGGGGAAATACCATTCAAGTTTTTTCTCCAAAAGATCCTACAAATTCTAAGGAATGGAAATTTCCAGTCAATCATAGGGCTCTTTTTAAATTGGTAACTTTATCAGAAAATCATCTTCTCATCTTTGATCCAATCACAAAGATTTATGGTGAATGGATGGTGTTTGAAAATTCCATTTTGCCTTTGGATTCTCCTGTCGAAGTAGCAGATGGCTCTAGAGCTTACCGATTTTCTCCCATCCAAAACAAAATTGAATACCAGTTTTCTTTAACGGCTCTCTCTGATCTTCCTGAAACAAAATACCAAATTCTCCTTCCAAAACAAAACATAAGTTCACAAAGATTATCCGAAGAAGAGTTTGATGTAGCATCCATCCCTGAAATCGATGATTATGGGAATAGGTCCTTGGTTCTTACCCTCCCTCCACTCAAAGCAGGTGATAGAAAAGAGATAAAAGTTTATAGTGCTTTGCTCACTCGTTATAAAATCCATTGGAATTTGGATCCAAAATTAACATTGGGCAAAACTCAAAATGGAGAAGGGTTGGAAAGTTTTTTGATGGATGATTGGTTTTTAAAGATGGATTCAGATGTTGTTTTGGAAAAAAGAAAATCAATTATTCAAAATGAGACCAACTTAAAACAAATTTTAACTAAAACCCAAGAATACGTATCCTCCATCCCTTATCAGTCAGGAAGTTTTGAATCTGCACCGAAAGTGATAGAAAAAAATAATGGAGGTTGCACAGAACATTCCTATGTCACCATGGCATTGTTACGCGGTATGGGAATTCCTTCGAGGTTAGTTTGGAACTATCTTCCTACGGAGTCCTCTAAGGAAATTACATTCAATCATAAATTTGTTGAGGTTTGGGTGGAAGGCCTTGGATGGATACCTATGGAGCCACTAGCACCACCTAAATCCAAACCGGGAATCACCCATGCTAGGCATGTTGTCTTTGCGGGACTACCAGGCACAAATCATCCCAAAATTGTTGGTGGGGATAGGCTTGTACAATTGTCAAAGGACCAATTGGGTCTTGCAAAAAAGATAAAATTCAAACTAGTTGTGGCAAAGATAGAAACCGAAAAAGACACAGAAAATATGGATGAGAAAGTTATAATTCCAAAAACAAACCGTGCCTTAAACTCTGGGGAAGATCTGATTGTTCCTTAAATTATTTTCTAAGGACAAAGTTCTCCCCATTTTTGGGACCTGATTTTCGGATAAAAAGTCTTCGTTCTACTGATACACCCATTAACACTTGATAGATGTCGGTGAGAATGGGTCTTGAGGAATAATATCCATGACCAAGTCCGCCCACACCCAAAACAGGATCATCCACTTCATTGACATTGATCACATCCACACCTGAATACTTAAAACACATTCCCGCACGAGGGGCACCATTTACTTTTTGGGAAGCAACAAGGGCATTGTCCCCTGGAGAACAATAAAGGGTAATTCTTTCTGATGATTTGGTTAAATCAGAAAGGATGGATTCAAATTCATTTTTGTCAAAATCAGGAGCATTCAAAATGAGTTCTGATAAAAATTTACTTTTACCTTGTTTGGCGATCGATGCCACGGAAGGTAATACCACTTGGTGGCCCATACTATGAACGACTAAATGAATTTTTTTTCCAAGGCTTGTGATATCGGTTAAGAACTTAGCAAAGGGTTCCCTGTTGATTTTGGCTTCTGTAAAGTTTAAATCGTAAGTTGATTTTACCATCACTTGTCCGAGGATTCCTGCGTCCGCTCCTGCGGGCCAAGAATAAACAACCACTTCTCCTGGAAACTTTAGATCGTATTTAATTTGTCCGGCGCGAAGTACTGCTTCATCAAAATTGACATTGAAACCGTGCACAAATACCAAAACTTCTTCAGAAGCCGAGGATTTGATTTTGTTTAAAAATTCTTTATCATCGGTATTGATACGGCCTTTGAACTGAAAGAACTGGTTTTTGTCTTGGGCG encodes the following:
- a CDS encoding DUF962 domain-containing protein; protein product: MRFAKEMAFYSAYHQEKRNVWIHVLGVPTITFTLFVVLSRFSLFEYNGFHVSASLVFTLAVLGYYYTLDVLFAFVATLIFGGLYVTSEWITLQLPANTAWTIFGLGQVIGWGAQFYGHFVFEKSRPALFDNLFQALVSAPLFVVADVFFELGYRMDLKNAVDAELKQKGVWKDFSHKPA
- a CDS encoding helix-turn-helix transcriptional regulator produces the protein MDSKRKGSLFYFGERILLGTSGIITEPHSHYAVSILVSLGSTFGLHTKSNEVIKSQGIIIPPNYYHKLEAENTEMLIIQLDPKSDEYKRIFMEDHPKTIDEATRAKIQTIAESLFSDDLTCDSARTVYNQILSLLGSETISKKYDKRIEMAIQRIKEKMPNPVTLAELSEISGISTDRFMHLFKENMGIPLRQYLLWQRLHIAAKLLQGGENLTTASHAAGFSDQAHLSRTFKKMFGVKPSLFLGSQSLSKVCFCED
- a CDS encoding transglutaminase-like domain-containing protein, with translation MKKTFLILVFLSFLFSLFASPEREVPIFWTELHSKYNWKTKPTFPESESVELFESILYTEGRLLLQTKDVTKQYSLLVWNLDSRESKKIDWDGGKVTGWAECSGRILVQTTKTLWDLDAKTFVVKRKLPWSNNGKSWVDIVCLENKIYRLVADQLEVYGLDSGELESKIPLPFSSVQRMSKRSEKEILLISSYWGNTIQVFSPKDPTNSKEWKFPVNHRALFKLVTLSENHLLIFDPITKIYGEWMVFENSILPLDSPVEVADGSRAYRFSPIQNKIEYQFSLTALSDLPETKYQILLPKQNISSQRLSEEEFDVASIPEIDDYGNRSLVLTLPPLKAGDRKEIKVYSALLTRYKIHWNLDPKLTLGKTQNGEGLESFLMDDWFLKMDSDVVLEKRKSIIQNETNLKQILTKTQEYVSSIPYQSGSFESAPKVIEKNNGGCTEHSYVTMALLRGMGIPSRLVWNYLPTESSKEITFNHKFVEVWVEGLGWIPMEPLAPPKSKPGITHARHVVFAGLPGTNHPKIVGGDRLVQLSKDQLGLAKKIKFKLVVAKIETEKDTENMDEKVIIPKTNRALNSGEDLIVP
- a CDS encoding alpha/beta hydrolase, whose translation is MNITKQNKKHSTFLIFLSFLFLINFLLSCSPKIGEQINKRIVDPFDETKILNVHFVTTRREMTVKDNCDAASFGFITDINPHYGICLVNIPSKHIIGDISFDNAQDKNQFFQFKGRINTDDKEFLNKIKSSASEEVLVFVHGFNVNFDEAVLRAGQIKYDLKFPGEVVVYSWPAGADAGILGQVMVKSTYDLNFTEAKINREPFAKFLTDITSLGKKIHLVVHSMGHQVVLPSVASIAKQGKSKFLSELILNAPDFDKNEFESILSDLTKSSERITLYCSPGDNALVASQKVNGAPRAGMCFKYSGVDVINVNEVDDPVLGVGGLGHGYYSSRPILTDIYQVLMGVSVERRLFIRKSGPKNGENFVLRK